The proteins below are encoded in one region of Podarcis raffonei isolate rPodRaf1 chromosome 6, rPodRaf1.pri, whole genome shotgun sequence:
- the RGS21 gene encoding regulator of G-protein signaling 21, with protein sequence MPVKCCFHRSAPRETMAWMDSVDTLLANKDGLDAFRTFLKSEFSEENIEFWLACEDFKKTKSAAKIASKAKKIYSEFIQTDAPKEINIDFNTRDHITQTISEPTLQCFDDAQSLIYSLMAKDSFPRFLKSEAYKELTKKQQNGNQKRWLPFL encoded by the exons ATGCCAGTGAA ATGTTGTTTTCACAGGTCAGCCCCTAGGGAAACAATGGCATGGATGGATTCTGTGGATACGCTTCTGGCTAATAAAG ATGGCTTGGATGCATTCAGGACTTTCCTGAAGTCAGAATTCAGTGAGGAAAACATTGAATTCTGGCTGGCCTGTGAGGACTTCAAGAAAACAAAGTCAGCAGCTAAAATTGCCTCGAAAGCCAAAAAGATTTATTCAGAGTTTATCCAAACTGACGCCCCCAAAGAG ATAAACATCGACTTCAATACCAGAGACCACATCACCCAGACTATTTCTGAACCGACTCTCCAGTGTTTTGATGATGCTCAGAGTTTAATCTACAGTCTTATGGCTAAGGATTCTTTCCCCCGGTTTCTCAAGTCAGAAGCTTATAAGGAACTCACAAAAAAGCAACAGAATGGGAACCAGAAGAGGTGGCTGCCATTTTTGTAA